A genome region from Paramisgurnus dabryanus chromosome 12, PD_genome_1.1, whole genome shotgun sequence includes the following:
- the ckbb gene encoding creatine kinase, brain b — MPFGNTHNLLKMNYSAEQEYPDLSKHNNHMAKVLTPEMYASLRDKQTPSGFTLDDVIQTGVDNPGHPFIMTVGCVAGDEETYEVFKDLLDPVIEDRHGGYKPTDTHKTDLNPDNLQGGDDLDPNYVLSSRVRTGRSIRGFCLPPHCSRGERRGIENLSVEALGALDGDLKGKYYALKDMTEEEQQQLIDDHFLFDKPVSPLLLASGMARDWPDARGIWHNDNKTFLVWVNEEDHLRVISMQKGGNMKEVFNRFCTGLTQIESLFKEKGHEFMWNEHLGYVLTCPSNLGTGLRGGVHVKLPNVSKHEKFGEILKRLRLQKRGTGGVDTAAVGGVFDISNADRLGFSEVELVQMVVDGVKLLVEMEKRLEGGDSIDDLMPEQK, encoded by the exons ATGCCTTTCGGTAACACTCACAACCTGCTGAAGATGAACTACTCCGCGGAGCAGGAGTATCCCGACCTCAGCAAGCACAATAACCACATGGCGAAGGTGCTCACTCCCGAGATGTACGCCAGCCTGCGGGACAAACAAACCCCAAGCGGATTTACCCTGGATGACGTCATCCAGACAGGGGTCGATAACCCAG GCCATCCCTTCATCATGACAGTCGGCTGCGTCGCTGGAGATGAGGAGACATATGAGGTGTTCAAAGATCTTTTGGACCCCGTTATTGAGGACCGCCATGGTGGCTATAAAcccacagacacacacaagACTGACCTTAACCCAGACAACCTCCAG GGCGGAGACGACCTTGATCCCAACTACGTTTTGAGCTCAAGAGTGCGAACCGGCAGGAGCATCCGAGGATTCTGCCTGCCCCCCCACTGCAGCCGTGGAGAGCGACGCGGCATTGAAAATCTGTCTGTTGAGG CTTTGGGAGCCCTTGATGGGGACCTGAAAGGAAAGTACTATGCCCTTAAAGACATGACAGAGGAAGAGCAGCAGCAGCTGATTGACGATCACTTCCTGTTTGATAAACCCGTGTCCCCACTGCTGCTGGCTTCAGGAATGGCTCGTGATTGGCCCGATGCCCGAGGGATCTG GCACAATGACAATAAGACATTCCTGGTCTGGGTTAATGAGGAAGATCACCTACGTGTCATTTCCATGCAGAAAGGTGGAAACATGAAGGAAGTTTTTAACCGTTTCTGCACGGGCCTCACACAG ATTGAGTCTTTGTTTAAAGAGAAAGGCCACGAGTTCATGTGGAACGAGCACTTGGGTTATGTTTTAACTTGCCCCTCCAACCTGGGCACAGGGTTGCGTGGTGGCGTTCATGTTAAACTTCCCAACGTCAGCAAGCATGAGAAATTTGGTGAGATCCTTAAAAGGCTGAGGCTCCAAAAGCGTGGAACTG GTGGAGTTGACACTGCTGCAGTAGGTGGTGTCTTTGACATCTCCAACGCAGACCGTCTGGGCTTCTCCGAGGTCGAGCTGGTTCAGATGGTGGTGGATGGCGTTAAGCTGCTTGTAGAGATGGAGAAACGCCTGGAGGGAGGCGACTCGATCGACGATCTTATGCCTGAACAGAAGTGA